One window from the genome of Pseudoliparis swirei isolate HS2019 ecotype Mariana Trench chromosome 24, NWPU_hadal_v1, whole genome shotgun sequence encodes:
- the pgm2 gene encoding phosphoglucomutase-2: MENGSSSTGDAKLDRAASQWLRYDKNPKTASMVQDLVRDRAVEDLKKCLSSRMEFGTAGLRAAMGPGTSCMNDLTIIQTTQGFCRYLEESFDNFKDRGVVIGYDARAHPPSGGNSKRFASLAAAVFISRGVPVYLFSDITPTPFVPFTVSHMGLCAGIMVTASHNPKEDNGYKVYWENGAQIVSPHDNGIAKAIEENLEPWPESWGAEEALKSLLLKDPYKDIHTQYFKAIQKHCHHRDINKRSEVKIVHTSVHGVGHAFVQSAFSAFDLHPPYAVEEQKDPDPEFPTVKYPNPEEGEGVLTLSFALAEKEGATVVLANDPDADRLAIAEKQESGQWRVFSGNELGALLGWWMFHCWREQNSDAAAVKNIYMLSSTVSSKILRAIALKEGFHFEETLTGFKWMGNRARDLLDQGKMVLFAFEEAIGYMCSPSVLDKDGVSAAAIAGEMISYLATKSLNLSQQVTAIYEEYGYHLSKNSYFICHDQEVIRSLFERLRGHGGQKDSYPTECGRFSIAAVRDLTTGYDNSQPGNKAVLPASSSSQMITFTFSNGGVATIRTSGTEPKIKYYTELCAAPGNSDMTHLKKELDDLVVAIIEKFLEPEKNKLLPKPA, translated from the exons ATGGAGAACGGTTCGTCCTCAACGGGAGACGCCAAGCTGGACCGGGCTGCCAGCCAGTGGCTGCGGTATGACAAG AACCCCAAGACGGCATCGATGGTGCAGGACCTGGTGAGAGACAGAGCGGTTGAGGATCTGAAGAAATGCTTGTCCTCCAGGATGGAGTTTGGTACAGCAGGTCTGAGAGCAGCCATGGGCCCTGGCACATCCTGTATGAACGACCTCACCATCATCCAGACCACGCAG GGTTTCTGTCGCTACCTGGAGGAGAGTTTTGATAACTTTAAGGACCGAGGGGTGGTAATCGGGTACGACGCCCGGGCCCACCCTCCCAGCGGGGGCAACAGCAAGCGCTTTGCCAGCCTGGCTGCAGCCGTGTTCATCAGCCGAGGGGTGCCGGTCTACCTCTTCTCTGACATAACCCCAACACCATTTGTG CCTTTCACAGTTTCACACATGGGTCTGTGTGCTGGTATCATGGTGACCGCCTCTCACAACCCCAAAGAGGACAACGGCTACAAG GTGTACTGGGAGAACGGCGCCCAGATTGTGTCTCCTCATGACAATGGCATCGCTAAGGCCATAGAGGAGAACCTGGAACCCTGGCCTGAGTCCTGGGGCGCAGAGGAGGCCCTGAAGAGCCTCTTGCTCAAAGACCCCTACAAGGACATCCACACACAATACTTCAAGGCCATCCAGAAACACTGTCATCACAG GGACATAAACAAGAGGTCAGAGGTGAAAATTGTGCATACATCTGTGCACGGCGTTGGCCATGCATTCGTCCAGTCAGCTTTCAGTGCCTTCGACCTTCACCCGCCATATGCTGTCGAGGAGCAGAAAGATCCAGACCCAGAATTCCCCACGGTGAAATATCCCAAtcctgaggaaggagagggagtgcTG acaCTGTCGTTTGCACTGGCCGAGAAGGAGGGGGCCACTGTTGTGTTGGCGAACGACCCTGATGCTGATCGTCTGGCCATCGCTGAGAAGCAGGAGAG cgGTCAGTGGCGAGTGTTCAGTGGCAATGAGTTGGGGGCGCTGCTCGGCTGGTGGATGTTCCACTGCTGGAGAGAGCAAAACTCTGATGCTGCTGCGGTGAAAAACATCTACATGCTGTCCAGCACCGTCTCTTCCAAGATACTGCGCGCCATCGCTCTCAAGGAAGGCTTCCACTTTGAG GAAACACTGACGGGGTTCAAGTGGATGGGAAACCGAGCCAGAGACCTTTTGGACCAGGGCAAGATGGTTCTGTTCGCCTTTGAGGAGGCCATAg ggtaCATGTGCAGTCCCTCTGTATTGGACAAGGATGGAGTGAGCGCTGCAGCCATAGCAGGAGAGATGATTTCCTATCTGGCCACAAAAAGCTTAAACCTTTCCCAGCAAGTCACGGCCATCTATGAGGA GTACGGCTACCACCTCAGCAAGAACTCATATTTCATCTGCCACGACCAGGAAGTGATCCGCAGCCTGTTCGAGCGCCTGCGCGGCCACGGCGGCCAGAAGGACTCGTACCCCACCGAATGCGGCCGCTTCTCCATCGCCGCTGTGCGGGACCTGACCACCGGCTACGACAACAGCCAGCCCGGTAACAAGGCT gTGCTTCCCGCCTCCAGCTCCAGTCAGATGatcaccttcaccttctccAACGGGGGTGTGGCCACCATTAGGACCAGTGGCACTGAGCCAAAAATCAAATACTACACCGAACTCTGTGCTGCTCCTGGCAACAG